The Gossypium arboreum isolate Shixiya-1 chromosome 6, ASM2569848v2, whole genome shotgun sequence DNA window tggcttacgcgtcgagacaattaaagccgcatgagagaaactatccgacccatgaccttgaattagcagccatagtgtttgccttaaaaatatggcgacattacttgtttggagaaaggtgtcatatttattcggatcacaagagtcttaaatatttgattcaTGACAAATTAAATCATTATGAAATATATCCATAACATCTTGACTCAATAACAAGAGCATTATATTATAGATGTTGAGGAttgatgtagcaccccaaacccggcccagaagttatggccggatccgacatgccacatcaaaaacgttaaaaaaaaatccattctaagtctagaaaatcgtacttaatgttcaaaagattaattcattaagggttaaagtgaatggaagtcgtgcaccggtaggaaaccgaaaaagaggtggtgagtccatcggatcgctaataccaagctccttggatccaatcctgaacatgcataccgccattgccacaccttaacgtcatggatatttctaggaaaccgatttgattaagtcatttttaggaaaagtgattaattttggaaaatactttcattgcgaaaggtttgcttgttgtcgtgttattttgaaatcaactgttgtttttcaaaacgcgccctaaagctatccagtttcaacagttaaaataagtaatacctatcttagtaatacatattaaaaccatcaaaaataaataagcggcattattacatttaaaagcccaaaacctcaaacgtaattaaaaggatgtccagttcacggaagaaaatcaaactttcgagcgggtggccactcgaattccctcacgactccaagcccactatggttggggatttcctgcgtggatgaaaataaaaagggtgagtttggggaaactcagtgtgtaaggaaaacccatttaaagtctaagtcagctcaagcccattgggcctaagcccattcagtaatatgatggtgctgggcgagcccttttcagattacaataaccgggccttagcccttattcagataacatgatggctcataggcccatttcaaaatacatgcaacatcaagaaacatatgcaagcccatttgggagactactcaacccaccaaccactacactccacccgtaccagccatacactccatgtgggaatagctcaacccacccacttAACACTCCACAGCCAAAGCAAGATTGCTCGattatcataaattgaggcaaagcctccagtatgtggacaagccactttcagtacttcctccgtcaatatcccaatcccatgcatcatataataacaacatggcatgcagtaaataacaacagtcaaacatgaatttagatcaatttaaccctaggggtatttcggtaattttgcacctaggggtataacagtaattttccatacataggggtattatagtaatttagttgcttttagggtttttcatgcatattcctacttttcacgtactaacagaatcactaccgagggttcttaccgaattgggcccgttggtccatcattccaattttggctcattaagcccaaaaatatcgagggcacagaaattatgcactttgcagtccaaattttgcagcttaccaaaaacattaatcgatttacctcacgagcattcgcacactcgcaaatctataaaataccgattttcggcatttcggcttttcgacttttgtcgatccagactaagaaagagggtgttagttacacacctgtttgcaacgatatgctgacgagatccacacacgaaccgcctacaattggattactaacacgttaatctaactattcaaatacaaactacgtattaaccccttacaatattcggccaaccacacctacagatcatagtaagcttataagaaatcaataagcaactcattaacaaatttttgtcaatgtttaccacataatcataatttcactgcaagctgtcttcctgagcaacagtcactaaatcatttataactggagctacgaaactccaaatcaagttccgttaattttccctgaaaatagactcatatatcttctattcataaaattttcagaatttttggtttatccaatcaataccagaattttctcaaagtttcccatgtttcactgtttgactaatctgaccactcttcattacgaatcaaatttctcattgtacagaattcaaaatatgttcttgtttatttcattagaaactagactcaataagctttaattacataatttattcagcttctaattcatctcccacaatttatggtaattttccaaagtcacgttattgctgctgtcccaagcagatttattaccaaatcactctttcacacctaacttgcatgcatgttatttacacatgtatatcaccaatcaatcatcacatatctatgattttacttaagtataatctccatttcatcattttaaagcacaacatgttagccgattttccctttagcatctaaggcacatgcatgttcatttgtttggctcaacttcacctatcttccatttttcatcaaaagaacatgaaacaacaaccatttccttcattttaattcatgactaaatgctcacaacacaactaaaaatcaaaatatacttcaagagttaaggtagaatcaagaagaactcatgaacctcaaaatagaagcaaggtaccaagaacttaccttcaattttcctcctaatgaccgaatactcaagagctttctcctctcctttctcttctctaactttcagctatgatgaacaaagatggacaaaactttgttcttttcacccctttttcttttaataaaacttcatatttcatccatttaattctttaatacaaaagacatgatattcttatcatgaaacatttacctaacccattatcatggaacatttacctaacccattatcatggaacatttacctaacctattatcatgaaacatttacctaacccattatcatggaacatttacctaacctattatcaatttgtatcaatttgtacaataaattatggatatcaagtgtacattttgtctacaacaacatgatggttggccacttcatgtaaaatgggaggtttgtcatgcaaatcctcctattttgcactcctatttattgggccacttcaatttagcctatagcattttcaaacattttcacataggtcctatttcataatttcactcacaaatgacaaaatcaaagcatgaaattttgtcaacattcacagaattcccgaaaattggggcgttacaattgacTTGTATAAACAACGAAATAAGAACgaaaagaggaaaagaaaattgggCACACAAATATTTATGTGGAAAACTCCTCCAAAGATAATAAAAACCACATGCAAATGAAGTTTCGACTTTTCACTAAATGGGTAAACAAACGAGAGTACAATATGgagaaaataaacctaaatgtaCGATGCGTACAAACTTAAACCCCAAAAACAAAGCTGTAACTCTCATAGAGTTTTCTCAAAAGAGGAACAAAATTCTCCCCATAATTACCACGAAAACTCTTACCAAAACTCATCTGCGGCTACATCTTGTCACCCAAAAAAAAAAGTTCTATAGTACTACATCTTTAATTGTCTTATAAAATTGGCCTCTTAAAACAGAGATACAAGGCCCTTTTAAATAGGCTAAGTTTAAAGGTCTAAAACAACTACAATATCCCTAAAGTAATCAGAGTTTGACTGGGAAAAAATATCAGAGTTTAATTGGGAGAAAAAATTTGATTTATGTGGAAAACAGGTCACCACGTCGCAACATCCTCATTCGTGTCGTCATGACTTCGTCCGTCATCGCAACGTGTTGCAACATCGGGAAGCTTCTTATTATGACGTCGTCGTCTGTTCAGCCAAAAATACGAGGCACACCCCACAATAGGCATGAAAACTTGAGTTTAATCCCAAACAACTCCATTCCCCTATCCTAATTATCAAAAAaatatcattatcaaatattttctttcaataaatatgtataatttctTTTCTTATTACCTTTAATTTGAAACCAATACATAATATTTTCTTGGAAACAACTTCATACATAAAAGTCGTACAACATAGATTAGATGCTTTTCTCGCAAGTTTACGCATGAATTTGCATATCAAACTCTACAACTCAAATATTATAAGTTTGATCAAATGGAACGACTCATTCCACATTGAATACGGCCTATATCACATAATTTAAGTTTTATTCCGCTTTTAGTCATTTCAATTAATATTAGTTTTTATTGATGTACTGATCCATACTAGTTAGCACAGGACAAGTTGTTTTAGGgaagtcaaaaaaaaaaattaaggagttaaagtgtaattttactacatattaatttgtaattttataaaagttGAAAGGATTATATAGATAATTTTTTTATTGAGGGCAAAGCCACAgttgattttgatattttaaaccaATTTTGAACATCTATTACTATATTTAAGTGTTTTACTGAATTGGTGTTACCCTCAATCATGTCATCAATTCAGTAACGAATTTACTAAAAGCCTGTCATTTTTAAtaagtaatttatattattttcaagGCAATTCTATCTTTTCATATAAAATCTAAACAAATAATTTTGCATAATGGGATTTGAGCTCAAAATATTGATAACAATGCTCATGTCAATCTAACTAAAACTCAatcaataataattttttaaaaatatcatttgagaacaaaaataaataagcaatATCAGCAATTTAAAGAAAAAACATAGGTTTGCATTAGTGGATgtatgtataataaaataaaatcttcaAAATCAACTATAGTGGAATAATCTGGCATTAGTCAAGGTGTCTCCAACAAAATTAAATCTTCAAATTCAACTATAGATGGAATAACTTGTAGCTGCCAAAATGGAATTACTGAGCAAAGTAGTATATAAAAAGTAAACTGTGGATacatcaataaaaataatttttcaagttgcaattatattaaatattgtcattaaaattaattattataaataatgtaattaaataattaagttaataagCTAAATCAAATTCTCGTAATTAGTTTGATTGTAAAGAGATgttcatttaaaaaatttatttgaatTCGAGTTTTTAGGAGAACAAATAAAGGTATTTATTTAGACAGCATTCTTTGGATATAATGTTTGCCCATGTTTGTGGAACTTGAACTTGATGGTTGAATTATTCTCAAGATTCAATAAAATATTACTTAGGTCACTGTTACTTGCAAACTTAAACCAAAAATTTAGCCTTGGTTATGGCAACAATATTTATATTGTGAAAGGGCGTAATAGTTGTGATGGAAAGTCATAACACTTACATCTGTTTACCATTTCATTTTGATTCTTTCATTGAAGTCAATGCTTGGTTGAGAAGCTTCACTAGGGAGCATCAATGGCGGTTTTCAATCTACTCTTTGTTGTGTTTCCTTTCTTCTGTTTGTCAATAACCTCTCTTGCGGCGGACACCATTCGTGTGAATCAATCCATCAGAGATGGTGAAAATGAAACCCTAATTTCAACGAACGGGACTTTCGAGTTGGGATTTTTCAGCCCTGAACTATCGAGTAATCGTTACATAGGAATATGGTATAAGAAGATATCTCCAAAGAAAGTGGTTTGGGTTGCCAACAGGAACAACCCTATCAATGATACAAATGGAGAATTGTTACTTGCAGAGCAAGGAAACTTGATCCTTATGAATGCTACCAAAGGAACTGTTTGGTCTACTAATTCACCAAGCTTAGCTACTAATCCAACTGCTCAACTTTTAGATACCGGAAATCTTGTTGTCCAAggcaatggaaatggaaatgttgTGTGGCAGAGTTTTGATTATCCGGCTGATACATTTTTACCAGGCATGAAGCTCGGGATAAACTTGGTTACTGGCATGAATCGAAAGCTAACAACCTGGACGAGCATCAACGATCCTTCATTAGGTGACTACACGTTTGAGATCGATCCTGATGGACTGCCTGAGTTTTTCCTCGAGAATGATTCGGTGATGGTATACAGGACTGGATATTGGAATGGTATAACGTTTAGTGGGATAATCTTTCTAGGGCCGAATCCGGTTTTTACAATTGATTTTGTTTCCAATGAGAAGGAGATCTATCTCAAATATGAACTTAAAAATAAGTCGGTTCTTTATAGGATGGGTGTAACCCCAGATGGCACCATCGAGCGATTCATATGCGATGATCCCGCCCGAGGATGGAGGCCGTATTTGAACGTAATGACGGATACATGTGATCAATATAAAATATGTGGTGCATACGGTAGTTGCAACATCAAGAATTCCCCAGTATGTAGCTGCATGAAAGGGTTTGTGCCTAAGGATCCCAATGATTGGGAAAAAGCTGATTGGTCACACGGATGTGTCCGGAAAGTCCCATTGAGTTGCGAAAGAGGAGAGGATTTTCTCGAGTACCCCGATATCAAGTTGCCAGACTCGAGGAAGGCTTGGTACGACCGGACCATAGACCTTAAAGAATGCAAGAACCGATGCTTGAGGAATTGCTCTTGCACTGCCTTTGCAAATCTTGATGTTAGAGATGGAGGAAGTGGATGCATACTTTGGTTTGGTGATCTGATTGACATCAGGGAGTACGAAGAAAATGGACAGACTATTTATGTGAGGATGGCTGCCTCTGAAATAGGTACaatattttcaaatttatattttatataccaCAATTAAAGTTGTCCATGGACTAGGTGGTCTATTCTACCCGGTCAGTCCAACTCAATTTGgattaagtttggacaaaaaaatttGTCCTAGAGTTGGTACAgcctaattcaaatttaaattaaatgatttttaaacAGTTTTTTTATTTAGAATTAATATTAAAGTGTATAAATATTAATGCGGAGGATCAACTTACATAGTGTAAAACCAAAAGTAATTTTACACACTTCCGTaactatttatataattaatattttaattatctaATCGTTGAATTTATCAATATTATTGTACTTGTCATACTTGTAAATTTTCAAACCAATCCAATTTCTCTATCATGTCGATCTAAAATAttctatatattaatatatattcaacGGTTGAactttttacaaaaataaatagttggaaactttaaatattaatcatataaataattatGATTATGAAAGCTCGTAGAACTACTTTAATATTTATACTATGTAAGTAGATCCtccttatttttaatatttattatttttaaacaacgATATAAACTATTAAAGTAGGTCGGACTTGaacttaaactttaaattttttaaaaatcaagtctCAACTTGTTCGATCGATTCCATGATCGCTTCTATTCGAACATATAACAAAGATACcttgttaaaaataattttttgcatttatttttaaaatcttttatgAGGTGGCATTGTTGATTTATTAAGTTTATCAAATATAAActaatttttgcaatttaaaatTCTTATATTGACCAGTTAATAAGTCAAACATTAAGAATGGATTTGAATGaacaatttttcaaaatttttgatgattttaaaataCACTAGATTAAAATATCAATGTCTAATTACACTGTTtagataaaaattgaaaaaaaaaatattttaaataaaaaattagagaAACAAAAcagtttgaataaaataaaatcaatattcaacaaaaaaaattacataatGTTGGTGTACTTATGGGTCGGACCACTCGTCCAGGCTCGAAGTCCAGCTCAAAAGATGAGaggatttggacaaaaatataatgCCCGAAAAATAGGTTGGGTAAAATTTAAGGCTCGTTTTCTATCTGGGATGGATTTTGGGTAAGATTTTTAGTCCGAGCCTGCCCGTCccaaatattattatgttataaaaattatattatttatatatgttaaataatgattatatatttatacttatattAAATCACTAACTTAATTACAATTAAACCCATTACTCAAAGCCTAAAAAACTTACCACTAAACAACccaacccaaaatataaaattttaaaattatatttaataaaataaaaatatttattatatttatatgtattttttaatataataaaatatttattatatttatagtagtgtttttaatataaatatttttcaatgtaTTTTTAATGTGTTAGAAAACTTTTATTGTAGCGTTTTTTTAGTGCCTTTTtgtgtattatattttttttaaaattgtttttagaTAAAAACTAATCTAAAAAATCAAATCTGGACGGGCCAGTTTAGACCTAAGTTTATGTTTCTTAACTTGGATCAAGTTTGGGTAAAAAATAAGTGAGTTCATTTTTCTAGTCGAGTCGAACCCCAGCCTAAAAAATTAATCTAGATATCTTGCACGACCCAACTGACTATATATATACTAATGTTGAATGACACTTTAGTTTGATTTATCCTATTTTGCCCTTCGAGCTTTTGCTTTcaatatatatgtgtattttaTTTAAGTGTCTAACATAAGTCAATCGatactaaataaaatttataaaatcgaTTTAAAcctgtaataaatttaaaaattatacatcatttcaactaaaatttcatttagtgttctttaattaaatttttacaaatataatttttacataaatttttcctccatatcatttatgtgtcataatctaatatatataatacgaaaaataataatttaaattggaaTGGTTATTATGGCAGAGGCGTTTAATCTTTCGAAAGGACAGAAAAGGTTGAAGATGATTATAATCCCTATTACTACATCTGGTGGAATATTTGGGATTTGCTTAGGCATTTTCTTGATCATGAGGATGAAGAAACTTAATAAGAAAGGTAAACTTTCTCTTAAACACTAACACTAGTTTTGTTTGTATTTaggagaaaggattgtatgaaatagGGACATTACATCATTTTGTATTCCTTTCTaaatatttaatgatattttaacaatttttccatgTCATTTGTAcataattttggtaaatttttttaattcgAACCTCCAACCCCGAACCCCGAATTCAAACTCAAACTCAGAACTCAGAACCTTAAACATTGAATCTTGAACTTGGCCTTCTGGTTTAGGATTTAGAGTTTAAGGTTTGAGTTCATGGTTTAAGGTTTGGGGATTCAAGGTTAGGTTCAGGGTTCAGGGGTTCAAAGTTCAGGTTAATTACCAAACTTATGTATCAATGACATGGAAAAAAATTGGTGAAATGTCATTAAATATTTGAAAAGGGATACAGGATGACGCGGCGCCcttgtttcatacaatcctttctcttGTTTGTTTTGCTTTTTGAGTAGTAAGAGTATTACGGGCCGCAATTTATATCGCAGTCGTAATGATAATGTTAT harbors:
- the LOC108485096 gene encoding G-type lectin S-receptor-like serine/threonine-protein kinase At4g27290 yields the protein MAVFNLLFVVFPFFCLSITSLAADTIRVNQSIRDGENETLISTNGTFELGFFSPELSSNRYIGIWYKKISPKKVVWVANRNNPINDTNGELLLAEQGNLILMNATKGTVWSTNSPSLATNPTAQLLDTGNLVVQGNGNGNVVWQSFDYPADTFLPGMKLGINLVTGMNRKLTTWTSINDPSLGDYTFEIDPDGLPEFFLENDSVMVYRTGYWNGITFSGIIFLGPNPVFTIDFVSNEKEIYLKYELKNKSVLYRMGVTPDGTIERFICDDPARGWRPYLNVMTDTCDQYKICGAYGSCNIKNSPVCSCMKGFVPKDPNDWEKADWSHGCVRKVPLSCERGEDFLEYPDIKLPDSRKAWYDRTIDLKECKNRCLRNCSCTAFANLDVRDGGSGCILWFGDLIDIREYEENGQTIYVRMAASEIEAFNLSKGQKRLKMIIIPITTSGGIFGICLGIFLIMRMKKLNKKGSTQQDLEEQEDNNERGKGDLEVPLFDFQTISIATNNFSLQNKLGQGGFGAVYKGILENGQEIAVKRLSKKSGQGIDEFKNEVLCISKLQHRNLVKLLGCCIEPHERLVIYEFMPNKSLDSFIFDEKQRILLDWPKRFQIINGIARGLLYLHQDSRLRIIHRDLKASNILLNYEMTPKISDFGLARSFGEDEIEANTTRVVGTYGYMSPEYAIDGLFSIKSDVFSFGVLVLEIITGKRNRGFSHPDHKFNLLGHAWKLLNEGRSLELIDEKVRSSSEISQVLRSIQVGLLCVQQCPKDRPDMATAVLILSSDNIPSLPQPKEPGYFATRIVHHNGDPSFSTNLSPPSNSLSITFPGPR